Proteins from a genomic interval of Fundulus heteroclitus isolate FHET01 chromosome 21, MU-UCD_Fhet_4.1, whole genome shotgun sequence:
- the LOC118556801 gene encoding uncharacterized protein LOC118556801, whose amino-acid sequence MAAQNLLPDTTMTVTETDTDDGTKSKHMQQRQKIVSSIPLNIYSSVPDKHDLHYQFKQRNSPPEVKQGNTILPPSTHLWDFSAGSNSDSFRYQQMMKTVIDSTMEVENKRKQNDQLVVRGEKRGASIKRELDRSELETTEPDSISTVPSPAGTIVPRRRQKLGMDRNRSNHPLVTNPSTASLDTLPSDSSLYEISNIITNSLKLTTPHLSEPQNKTILTKEAKDMIFGWKTDPAASSSLSQDTTREIRNSTPAAATRSSQVKLQSSREQETFKPSFQCSSLEEIKESAGPVNYSVPIRSVRTGLPDASESGLRRRDRSNSSPSLSWPLISQDPPADVSILPRAASLPNMKLQSSFEEFTPDFTGDEDDETYWLRCSSPGLYQCRVSGLVFAMKAEGDVSYRIVPWSSRLLSQHGKKPAGPLFDIRCQQQSVAQLHLPHCEIRSTGGCTYLSVAHIGDEGIEFIKPEEITETHVIINITGFSAFGVVKDEDSPNDPVRALVLLFYKPPAAASVRYQINVLLLPKNVALRHVLRFRKKIDRDEKFLETPPHCRLQPKRLYTLSTRPGRQSVRVQPKEAEFDAESYDNYLQTFQVVYENFMSYIKLFLRERGSSSIWNTEVCLSTAEVRRSYGPTRQNIGPSEHLKEIRTSFMERISGPVLKSLLDKLLEIKVLRDAEREAVEGETIRGDKARLLVDMVRRKGNGASSEMIRSLCELDPFFSEHLGLKWEK is encoded by the coding sequence TTCAAGCAAAGGAATTCTCCTCCTGAAGTAAAACAGGGCAACACCATTCTCCCACCCTCCACACATTTATGGGATTTCAGTGCTGGATCCAATTCTGACAGTTTTCGTTATCAGCAAATGATGAAAACAGTCATAGATTCAACAATGGaagtagaaaataaaagaaaacaaaatgatcaACTAGTGGTTAGGGGTGAAAAAAGAGGGGCTTCTATTAAACGGGAACTGGATCGGAGTGAATTAGAAACAACTGAACCTGATTCCATCAGTACTGTTCCCAGTCCAGCAGGTACCATAGTACCAAGGAGAAGACAAAAACTTGGGATGGATAGAAACAGGTCCAATCATCCTTTGGTAACCAATCCATCGACAGCTTCATTGGATACTCTTCCCAGTGATTCATCCCTCTATGAAATTTCAAACATCATTACTAACTCACTGAAGCTCACTACTCCACACCTTTCTGAACCCCAGAACAAAACAATACTAACTAAAGAAGCCAAAGACATGATCTTTGGATGGAAGACAGACCCTGCAGCCTCTTCCTCACTGAGTCAGGACACTACCAGAGAAATAAGGAACTCAACACCAGCTGCAGCTACCAGGTCATCTCAGGTGAAGCTACAGAGCAGCAGAGAACAGGAGACCTTTAAACCATCTTTTCAATGCAGTTCCCTGGAGGAAATAAAAGAGTCAGCTGGACCCGTTAACTACTCAGTTCCAATCAGATCAGTCCGTACTGGACTGCCCGATGCTTCAGAGTCTGGTTTGAGGAGAAGAGATCGCAGTAACTCGTCTCCTTCTCTCAGCTGGCCTCTGATTTCTCAGGATCCTCCTGCAGACGTCAGCATCTTACCCCGAGCTGCAAGTTTACCCAACATGAAGCTCCAGAGCAGCTTTGAGGAGTTTACTCCTGATTTCActggtgatgaagatgatgaaacCTACTGGTTGCGGTGCTCCAGTCCAGGCCTGTACCAGTGCAGAGTGAGCGGTCTGGTGTTTGCCATGAAGGCAGAAGGAGACGTGTCCTACAGGATTGTTCCTTGGAGCAGCAGGTTACTGAGCCAACATGGCAAGAAGCCTGCAGGACCTCTGTTTGACATCAGATGTCAGCAGCAGTCTGTGGCTCAGCTCCATCTCCCTCACTGTGAGATCCGCTCCACAGGAGGATGTACCTACCTGTCAGTCGCTCACATAGGTGATGAAGGCATTGAGTTCATCAAGCCTGAGGAGATCACAGAAACTCACGTCATCATCAACATCACAGGGTTTTCTGCTTTTGGTGTCGTCAAGGATGAAGATTCTCCTAATGACCCGGTCCGAGCCTTGGTTCTGCTGTTCTACaagcctccagctgctgctagTGTCAGATATCAGATTAATGTGTTGCTGCTGCCTAAAAACGTTGCTCTGAGACATGTGTTGCGTTTTAGGAAGAAAATAGATAGAGATGAGAAGTTTCTAGAGACACCTCCACACTGCAGACTGCAGCCGAAGCGGCTTTACACTCTGTCCACACGTCCTGGAAGACAGTCGGTTAGGGTTCAGCCCAAAGAGGCAGAGTTTGATGCAGAATCGTACGACAACTACCTCCAAACGTTCCAGGTGGTTTATGAGAATTTCATGAGTTACATTAAACTGTTTCTGAGGGAACGTGGCTCCAGCAGCATCTGGAATACAGAGGTTTGTCTTTCTACTGCTGAAGTGAGAAGATCCTATGGACCGACCCGACAGAATATCGGTCCAAGCGAGCATCTTAAGGAAATAAGGACCAGCTTCATGGAAAGGATATCAGGACCGGTTCTGAAGAGTCTTCTGGACAAACTTCTGGAGATAAAAGTCCTCAGAGATGCTGAGAGGGAGGCAGTGGAGGGGGAGACGATCAGAGGAGACAAAGCTCGACTTTTAGTTGACATGGTGAGGAGAAAAGGCAACGGTGCAAGTTCAGAGATGATCCGTTCTCTCTGTGAGCTTGATCCGTTCTTCTCTGAACATCTGGGGCTGAAATGGGAAAAATGA